Below is a genomic region from Plectropomus leopardus isolate mb unplaced genomic scaffold, YSFRI_Pleo_2.0 unplaced_scaffold24596, whole genome shotgun sequence.
GTCTCCTAAGTGTCTCCTGATGTGAAGCGAGTGCGGCTCGTTCCTTTTGTCAGAGCTACTATGATGCTGTTTTCAGATTCATGCAGGAGACGCGTGAAACTGTTCGTCCTAAACGTGTCCTCGATCACTCTGCAGGACATCATCAACACTCTGGAGGAGCGTCTGAAGCCGCTGGTGAACGCCGAGCTGTCGGTGTTGGTGGACGTCCTCCATCAGCCCGAGCTGCTGTTTCTGGAGGGGACGGACGCTCGCCAGCGCTGCGAGTCCGGAGGATTCATCTCTAAGTAGGTCCAGGTCCTCTGAGTCCGATGgacttcctgtttctgtttctgttttgcagtttctggctgtggTGAATGGTGCcatttttggtgatatttgtttgctttaaaaatcacccaaaaatattcgcaaacaaaaacacaccaacattttctgctttgaaaaatatttttaaaaatatatattaaaggaaaagaaaaaatcgcAACAtctgcttctttaaaaatattttttttaataattataggaaaagaaaaaaaattgctacattttcttcttaaaaattatttaaaataaaattaaagtaaaagaaaaaaatcacaacattttttctttaaaacttttaagaTACAAAAGTACGTCCAGGTTCTATGAGTCCCAAAAAAATGTGCCGCAGTGCTGACAcagaggcatgatgggaaactgtgtgtgtgtg
It encodes:
- the LOC121966442 gene encoding inositol 1,4,5-trisphosphate receptor type 3-like yields the protein DIINTLEERLKPLVNAELSVLVDVLHQPELLFLEGTDARQRCESGGFISKLIQHTKALMCSEEKLCIKVLRTLQEMLIRTLDFDEK